The following coding sequences are from one Niveibacterium umoris window:
- a CDS encoding efflux RND transporter periplasmic adaptor subunit: MKRSATLALTTAAVVAALSAGYWFGQRHASPAPALAAPDTSQSKTGRKLLYYRNPMGLPDTSPVPKKDPMGMDYIAVFEGDDTANAAEGQIRISPEKVQKLGVRTVPAEARVLERNVRALGRIEIDERRTVAVAPRFEGWVERLLVNATGQQVARGQLLFEAYSPELVSAQREYAIAARGAESLAQGDASAHESMRALADASLARLKNWEVSDTQIKDLTKQGDARRTLGFRSPVSGVVMEKKALQGMRFMPGDTLFQIADLSSVWAIVDVNEQDIAAVQTGRKASITLNAYPGKTFEGTVSYIYPTLNAETRTVPVRVELANPQGLLKPGLFASMTLSSAPGGSVVTVPTSAVIDSGTRQIVLVQRSEGHFESRGVKLGARSGEFVEVLEGVQAGDLVVVSANFLIDAESNLKTAVQGLTAASAPSAAPAATSSVGHHGKGRIEAIDATSGELTLAHEPIASLKWPAMTMDFVLANNALAKGLKAGDAVQFDFVERKPGEWVVTKLVPAAVGSGDPHAGH, from the coding sequence GTGAAGCGCAGCGCAACACTCGCCTTGACGACTGCGGCCGTGGTCGCCGCGCTCAGCGCCGGTTACTGGTTCGGTCAGCGGCACGCCTCGCCTGCGCCGGCGCTTGCCGCCCCCGACACTTCGCAGTCGAAAACAGGCCGCAAGCTGCTGTACTACCGCAACCCCATGGGGCTCCCTGATACCTCTCCGGTGCCAAAGAAGGACCCGATGGGGATGGACTACATCGCGGTCTTCGAAGGTGACGACACCGCAAACGCCGCCGAAGGGCAGATCCGGATCAGCCCGGAGAAGGTCCAGAAACTCGGCGTGCGTACCGTACCCGCAGAAGCGCGTGTGCTCGAACGCAACGTGCGCGCGCTCGGCCGCATCGAGATCGACGAACGTCGCACTGTTGCGGTGGCGCCCCGATTCGAAGGCTGGGTCGAACGCTTGCTGGTCAATGCGACCGGACAGCAAGTGGCACGCGGGCAATTGCTTTTCGAGGCCTACAGCCCCGAGCTGGTGTCGGCGCAGCGGGAGTACGCGATTGCCGCACGGGGGGCCGAATCTCTGGCACAGGGCGATGCGAGCGCACATGAAAGCATGCGCGCACTGGCCGACGCCTCGCTGGCGCGGCTGAAGAACTGGGAAGTGTCCGACACGCAGATCAAGGATCTGACCAAGCAGGGTGATGCTCGCCGCACGCTCGGTTTCCGCTCGCCAGTGTCGGGTGTCGTGATGGAGAAGAAGGCACTGCAGGGGATGCGATTCATGCCTGGCGACACGCTGTTCCAGATCGCTGATCTGTCGTCGGTGTGGGCGATTGTCGACGTCAATGAGCAGGACATCGCCGCGGTGCAGACGGGCCGCAAGGCAAGCATCACGCTGAACGCCTACCCCGGCAAAACTTTCGAAGGCACGGTGAGCTACATCTATCCGACGCTGAACGCAGAAACGCGTACCGTGCCGGTGCGGGTGGAGCTGGCCAATCCACAGGGGCTGCTCAAGCCCGGGCTGTTCGCATCCATGACGCTGAGTTCTGCGCCGGGCGGGTCGGTGGTCACCGTCCCGACTTCGGCGGTGATCGACAGCGGCACACGGCAGATCGTGTTGGTGCAGCGTAGCGAAGGGCACTTTGAATCTCGCGGCGTAAAGCTTGGCGCACGCTCCGGCGAGTTTGTCGAGGTGCTCGAAGGGGTGCAGGCGGGTGATCTGGTGGTCGTCAGCGCGAACTTCCTGATCGATGCCGAAAGCAATCTCAAGACGGCGGTGCAGGGGCTCACGGCCGCATCGGCACCGTCTGCAGCGCCCGCGGCAACCAGTAGCGTCGGACATCACGGCAAGGGTCGCATCGAGGCGATCGACGCCACGAGCGGGGAGCTCACCCTTGCGCACGAGCCGATCGCCAGCCTGAAGTGGCCAGCGATGACGATGGACTTCGTGCTCGCCAACAACGCGCTGGCCAAAGGCCTGAAGGCGGGCGACGCGGTGCAGTTCGATTTCGTCGAACGCAAACCTGGCGAGTGGGTGGTTACGAAGCTCGTACCCGCCGCCGTTGGATCCGGCGACCCGCACGCAGGCCACTGA
- a CDS encoding TolC family protein has protein sequence MMPSLRDLSVVCITGALFALSVPSLADGVPPGRSVDELLDLARAANPTVRAAQLEAAAARERVQPAGALADPMLKIELMDVNNGGSTGVRLSPAQVGSTQYTLSQQLPFWGKRTLRQEIAESGARQAERSADDAALELATLVKRSYAQYWQVVRLEEQARDIAAIDTRLESLARSRYASGLAAQQDVIRAQVELTGIAQEQLMLEQERKGTQVLLNALIARPPKAPLAEPQALRKVPPPAALEMDSLVARLKARNPQLAAETEKAIGAAKSRELAYRNRMPDLNLGITPVQRGSSVNEWQLMFEVNLPLQFDTRRSQEREAERMLEAANARSESLAYRLAGELGGLVASLEGLNRVETLTASTLIPQSEATFQSALAGYENGKVDFATVLDAQRSLRKARQDLIRVRAEQQMRLAEIERLIGEPL, from the coding sequence ATGATGCCATCGCTTCGAGATCTGTCAGTGGTATGCATTACCGGCGCGCTGTTCGCGCTGAGCGTGCCGTCGCTGGCCGACGGGGTGCCGCCGGGCCGTTCGGTCGACGAACTGCTCGATCTGGCGCGGGCGGCGAACCCCACGGTTCGCGCCGCCCAACTTGAGGCCGCCGCTGCGCGGGAGCGGGTGCAGCCTGCTGGCGCACTGGCAGACCCGATGCTCAAGATCGAGCTGATGGATGTGAACAACGGCGGCAGCACCGGCGTACGCCTGTCGCCAGCGCAAGTGGGAAGCACACAGTACACGCTGAGTCAGCAGCTACCCTTCTGGGGCAAGCGCACACTGCGACAAGAGATCGCCGAATCCGGCGCGCGCCAGGCTGAGCGCAGCGCCGACGACGCGGCGCTGGAACTCGCGACACTGGTCAAGCGCAGCTACGCGCAGTACTGGCAGGTCGTCCGCCTCGAGGAGCAGGCACGCGACATTGCCGCGATCGACACACGCCTTGAATCGCTCGCGCGCAGCCGTTATGCATCCGGCCTGGCTGCCCAGCAGGATGTGATTCGCGCGCAGGTGGAACTGACAGGCATCGCGCAAGAGCAGTTGATGCTTGAACAAGAGCGCAAGGGCACCCAGGTCTTGCTTAACGCGCTGATCGCCAGACCCCCCAAGGCGCCGCTCGCCGAACCGCAGGCCCTGCGCAAGGTGCCGCCACCCGCGGCGCTCGAGATGGACAGCCTGGTCGCGCGGCTCAAAGCCCGCAACCCGCAACTCGCAGCAGAGACCGAGAAGGCCATAGGCGCCGCGAAGAGTCGCGAACTCGCCTACCGTAATCGCATGCCGGATCTGAACCTCGGCATCACGCCGGTGCAGCGCGGCAGCAGCGTCAACGAATGGCAGTTGATGTTTGAAGTGAACCTGCCCTTGCAGTTCGACACCCGCCGTAGCCAGGAGCGCGAAGCAGAGCGCATGCTCGAAGCGGCGAACGCGCGTTCAGAATCGCTCGCGTATCGGCTGGCTGGCGAACTGGGAGGGCTAGTCGCTTCGCTTGAAGGGCTCAACCGCGTGGAAACGCTTACCGCCTCGACCCTGATCCCGCAGAGCGAAGCGACTTTTCAGTCAGCCCTTGCGGGGTATGAAAACGGCAAGGTGGACTTTGCCACCGTGCTCGATGCCCAGCGCAGTCTGCGCAAGGCACGCCAAGACCTGATCCGGGTGCGCGCCGAACAGCAGATGCGGCTCGCTGAGATCGAACGATTGATCGGAGAACCCCTGTGA